AACCGCGTGTCTTTCGGCAAGGTGCATGCGCGCCCGGATTACGAGATCTAGTTCCAGGCAACTTGCATGAGTGAATCCACTGCTATTCTCAAGGCGTCGCCGGTCGAGGTGGCAAAGGCAAGCGACCCGACCCTGAGCGGCACGATTGCTCAGACGCTGGCCGACGGGCAGGCCGACCACTTTGGAGAGGACGACTTGGTCTTCCTGAAGTCCCACGGCATCTACCAGCAGGACGACCGGGACCTGCGCAAGACGGGCAAGAAGTTCATCTTCATGGTGCGCTGCCGCATTCCCGGCGGCCGGCTCACCCCCGACCAGTACCTGACTTGCGATCGGCTCGCCGCCCGGTACGCGAACGACACCCTGCGGGTGACTTCGCGCCAGGGATTGCAGTTCCACGGTGTCGTCAAAGGCGGCCTGCGGGCGCTGGTTAAGGAGATTAATGGCGCGTTGCTGGGCACGCTGGCCGCGTGCGGGGACAACAACCGCAATGTCATGGCGCCGCCGACGCCAGCCTGCAGCGCGCTGGGGCTGCAGGTGCAGGAACACGCGCGGCAGGTTGCCGCCGCGCTATTGCCCAAAACCAGTGCCTACCATTCCATCTGGATTGATGGTCAGGCGCTGGACCTGGAGGAGCCGGCTCACAAGAACTTTGTTGACCCCCTTTACGGCAAAGCCTACCTGCCGCGTAAGTTCAAGGTTGCCTTTGTGGTCCCGCCCCGGAATGACATCGACATCTTCACCAACTGCTGTGGCTTCATCGCCATCGGTAACGACGGCGGCGACCTCGCCGGCTACAATCTCACCGCGGGTGGCGGCATGGGCCGGAGCCATGGCAACGAGCAAACCTTCCCGCGGCTGGCCGATGTGATCGGCTTTTTGCCGCCGGACAAGGTGGTGGATGTGGCCGGGGCGGTGCTGACCATCCACCGCGACTTTGGCGACCGTGCCAACCGCAAACACGCGCGGCTCAAGTACGTGCTCGAGGATCGGGGCGTGGGGTGGTTCCGCGAGGAACTGGAGCGCCGGGTAAAATTCCGGTTGGCTGAACCGAGGCTCTTCAAGTTTGAGAAGCAGGGCGATGCGTTCGGCTGGAACCGGCAGGCGGACGGGCGGCTGTTCCTCGGCTTGTTCGTGGAGACTGGTCGCATCAGGGACCACGACGGCCGGCGGTTGAAAACGGCTTTGCGGGAGGTGGTCACCAGGTATCAGCCCGAGATTCATCTCACCCCCGCCAACAACGTGGTGCTGGTGAATTTGGCCGAGACGCTGCGGACTGAGATTGACAGTCTCTTCGCGGCTCATGGGGTGCAGACCGCACCTCAGCATCAAGGCAGCATTCTGCGGCGCGCCTCGATGGCTTGCGTGGCGCTCCCGACTTGCGGCCTGGCGCTGGCGGAGGCCGAGCGCTACCTCCCGGGTTTGATTACCCGCCTGGAGAGATCGCTGGCGGAAACGGGGCTGAGCGGGCAGGAGATCACAATTCGCATGACCGGCTGCCCGAACGGCTGCGCGCGGCCTTACGTGGCCGAGGTGGGATTCGTCGGCAAGGCGCCCGGCCGCTACCAGATTTGGCTCGGCGGCAATGAGGCCTGCACCCGCGTCAACCGGCTTTATCGCGATATGGTGAAAGACCCGGATATCGTCAGCGAACTGCGCCCGCTCTTTGTTCGCTACGCGCAGGAACGGCTGCCGGAGGAACGTTTCGGCGACTGGGTCGCCCGCGTGCTCTGGCACGAACAGCCGACTCCAACCCTTTGAGACCCATGAACCCTGAGCAACTTGCTCATTGGAACACTGAACTCCGTCACCAATCTCCGTGCGAGATCACCCGCTGGGCCATCGCACAGGCGGGCGGGCGCGCGATTGTCTCAACCAACTTCCGCCCCTACGAAGCCGTGATTTTACACCTCTGCGTGCAGGAGCAGCCCGACATCCCGGTGCTCTGGGTGGACCACGGCTACAATCGCCCCGCGACCTACAGACACGCCGAACGGCTGCGCGCCCTGCTGGGGCTGAACCTCAGCGCTTTCCTGCCCCGCATCAGCGCCGCCCACCGGGATGCAGTGTGGGGACCACTCCCCGCCCTGGATGACGAATCAGGCCTGAAGGAATTCAGCACACGGATGAAAATCGAGCCCTTCCAACGCGGCATGAGAGAACTGGCCCCCACCCACTGGCTCACCGCGCTGCGCCGCGTGCAAAACACGAATCGCGCCGGCCTGGACATCGTGTCGCTCGACCCGAACTTCGGCACGCTTAAGGTCAGCCCGCTGTTCTACTGTAGCGACGCGGACTTGGAGTTGTATCTCGCAGAACACAACCTCCCCAATGAGTGGGATTACTTCGATCCTGCCAAGGCCGACGAGAAGCGCGAGTGCGGGCTGCACGCGGCATGGGGCGGCAAGTTGGTGGGCACGGCGCGGCGCTGAGGCAAAGGCCGCCGCCGGAATCCAGAATCTGAAATCAACGAATGCATAGTTACCACTTGGACCACCTCCAGTATTTGGAAACCGAGGCTATCCATGTGATGCGCGAGGTGGCCGCAGAATTTGAGCGGCCTGCCCTGCTGTTCTCCGGGGGCAAAGACTCCATCTGCCTGTTGCGCCTGGCGGAGAAGGCCTTCCGCCCTTCCGATATCCCGATGCCGCTGCTCAACATTGACACCGGGCATCACTTCCCGGAGTTGAACGAGTTCCGCGACCGCCGGGCCGCTGAGTTGGGCTGCAAACTCATCGTGCGAACCGTCGAGAGCGCCATCGCCAACGGCACCGCCGTGCCTGCCCCCGGCGAGGTCAGCCGCAACCGCCTGCAAATCCCCACGCTGCTGGCCGCCATCGAGGAGTTCCGCTTCGATTGCTGCATCGGTGGCGCCCGCCGGGACGAGGAGAAGGCCCGCGCCAAGGAACGCTTTTTTAGCTTCCGCGACAGCTTTGGCCAGTGGGATCCAAAGAACCAGCGCCCGGAAATCTGGAACCTCTATAACGCGCGCCTCAACCACGGCGAGAACATGCGCATCTTTCCCCTCAGCAACTGGACCGAGATGGATGTGTGGGAGTACATCGGCAAGGAGGCCCTCCAAGTGCCCGGCATTTACTTCAGCCATCCCCGCAAGTGCGTTCGCCGTCAGGGGCAATGGCTGCCGGCAAACGATCTCGTACCCCCAAAACCGAACGAGCAAGTCAAAGACCTCGTCGTGCGCGTCCGCACGATCGGCGATATCATAAGCACCGGCTGCATCGAGTCGCCCGCACACACGGTTAGCGACATCATCGCTGAGATCGCCGCCGCGCGCGTCACCGAACGCGGCTCCCGCGCCGACGACAGAACTTCCGAAGCCGCCATGGAAGATCGCAAACGCGCCGGGTATTTCTAGGTCGCTCACCCTTTGAACACGCTTCCCATGCCCGTCTCCGCTCATCATCCAATTGACATCCTCCGCCTCAACA
The DNA window shown above is from Candidatus Paceibacterota bacterium and carries:
- a CDS encoding NADPH-dependent assimilatory sulfite reductase hemoprotein subunit; translated protein: MSESTAILKASPVEVAKASDPTLSGTIAQTLADGQADHFGEDDLVFLKSHGIYQQDDRDLRKTGKKFIFMVRCRIPGGRLTPDQYLTCDRLAARYANDTLRVTSRQGLQFHGVVKGGLRALVKEINGALLGTLAACGDNNRNVMAPPTPACSALGLQVQEHARQVAAALLPKTSAYHSIWIDGQALDLEEPAHKNFVDPLYGKAYLPRKFKVAFVVPPRNDIDIFTNCCGFIAIGNDGGDLAGYNLTAGGGMGRSHGNEQTFPRLADVIGFLPPDKVVDVAGAVLTIHRDFGDRANRKHARLKYVLEDRGVGWFREELERRVKFRLAEPRLFKFEKQGDAFGWNRQADGRLFLGLFVETGRIRDHDGRRLKTALREVVTRYQPEIHLTPANNVVLVNLAETLRTEIDSLFAAHGVQTAPQHQGSILRRASMACVALPTCGLALAEAERYLPGLITRLERSLAETGLSGQEITIRMTGCPNGCARPYVAEVGFVGKAPGRYQIWLGGNEACTRVNRLYRDMVKDPDIVSELRPLFVRYAQERLPEERFGDWVARVLWHEQPTPTL
- a CDS encoding phosphoadenosine phosphosulfate reductase family protein; this encodes MNPEQLAHWNTELRHQSPCEITRWAIAQAGGRAIVSTNFRPYEAVILHLCVQEQPDIPVLWVDHGYNRPATYRHAERLRALLGLNLSAFLPRISAAHRDAVWGPLPALDDESGLKEFSTRMKIEPFQRGMRELAPTHWLTALRRVQNTNRAGLDIVSLDPNFGTLKVSPLFYCSDADLELYLAEHNLPNEWDYFDPAKADEKRECGLHAAWGGKLVGTARR
- the cysD gene encoding sulfate adenylyltransferase subunit CysD; the protein is MHSYHLDHLQYLETEAIHVMREVAAEFERPALLFSGGKDSICLLRLAEKAFRPSDIPMPLLNIDTGHHFPELNEFRDRRAAELGCKLIVRTVESAIANGTAVPAPGEVSRNRLQIPTLLAAIEEFRFDCCIGGARRDEEKARAKERFFSFRDSFGQWDPKNQRPEIWNLYNARLNHGENMRIFPLSNWTEMDVWEYIGKEALQVPGIYFSHPRKCVRRQGQWLPANDLVPPKPNEQVKDLVVRVRTIGDIISTGCIESPAHTVSDIIAEIAAARVTERGSRADDRTSEAAMEDRKRAGYF